In one window of Henckelia pumila isolate YLH828 chromosome 1, ASM3356847v2, whole genome shotgun sequence DNA:
- the LOC140872731 gene encoding uncharacterized protein yields the protein MKSNTAVVITDGAPQMDEKNRSEWTNEDKKKPNLDNVAKDILYKTLDKNTFSKVKMCNTTKEIWEKLIQFCEGNEQTKENKLSVAVQKFESIKMKSGESMSDFEERSSTLVNELTTLVPW from the coding sequence ATGAAGTCTAACACTGCTGTTGTTATAACGGATGGAGCACCACAAATGGATGAAAAGAATAGAAGTGAATGGACGAATGAAGACAAGAAAAAGCCCAACCTGGATAACGTAGCCAAGGACATTTTGTACAAAACACTAGACAAGAACACATTCAGTAAGGTAAAAATGTGTAACACAACTAAGGAAATCTGGGAAAAGCTGATTCAGTTCTGCGAAGGAAACGAGCAGACAAAAGAAAACAAGCTCTCAGTTGCTGTACAAAAATTTGAGAGCATCAAAATGAAATCTGGAGAATCTATGAGCGATTTCGAAGAAAGATCCAGCACTCTGGTGAACGAGCTCACAACCCTTGTCCCTTGGTAA